A single genomic interval of Acidobacteriota bacterium harbors:
- the rplT gene encoding 50S ribosomal protein L20, producing MPRAKNNVAAHRRHRKILKKARGNYGGRSKLYRTALETVNKGLKYAYRDRRNKKREFRALWITRISAAAKSCNTNYSTFINGLKKAGVELDRKALADIAARDMATFTRLAEIAAGK from the coding sequence ATGCCACGTGCGAAAAACAACGTTGCAGCCCACAGGCGGCACCGAAAGATACTCAAGAAGGCCCGGGGCAACTACGGAGGGCGCAGCAAGCTCTACCGTACGGCTCTGGAAACGGTTAACAAAGGGCTCAAGTATGCCTACCGTGACCGGCGCAATAAGAAGCGCGAATTCCGTGCCCTCTGGATCACGCGCATTTCGGCGGCGGCCAAAAGCTGCAACACCAACTATTCGACCTTCATAAACGGCCTGAAGAAGGCCGGTGTTGAGCTTGATAGAAAGGCCCTGGCCGATATCGCGGCGCGCGATATGGCTACGTTCACCAGGCTGGCTGAAATCGCTGCAGGCAAGTAA
- the pheS gene encoding phenylalanine--tRNA ligase subunit alpha, with translation MSLLDEVARLEEEVLERIGQADSLGSLEELKVQYLGRKGPVMSLLKSLKDLPLEERKRTGARANQMRAQLEECFSAAMGRLSTSRRLSAFDPTLPGTAQTVGTIHIINQVMGQICRTFYGMGFEIARGPDVETDYYNFEALNFPPDHPARDMQDTFFVEGGRLLRTHTTPVQARELERRKPPIKIIAPGKTFRHEEISTRAHVSFHQVDGFLIDEGVTMADLKGALVAFCRNFFGEDLKLKFRPSFFPFTEPSAEVDISCFLCGGKGCQLCKYSGWLEILGCGMIHPAVLEAAGHDSEKYTGYAFGLGVERVAMLKYKINDIRLFFNNNVRFLRQFN, from the coding sequence ATGTCGCTTCTGGATGAAGTTGCCAGGTTGGAGGAAGAAGTGCTCGAGCGAATCGGACAGGCCGATTCGCTCGGTTCGCTAGAGGAACTGAAAGTTCAGTATCTCGGGCGAAAAGGCCCGGTCATGTCGCTCCTGAAGAGCCTGAAGGATCTTCCGCTCGAGGAGCGAAAGCGGACCGGAGCCCGCGCCAACCAGATGCGTGCTCAGCTGGAAGAGTGCTTCTCGGCGGCCATGGGCCGGCTCTCGACCTCACGAAGATTGTCCGCCTTCGATCCCACCCTGCCGGGGACCGCCCAGACAGTCGGCACTATCCACATCATCAATCAGGTCATGGGGCAGATTTGCCGGACTTTTTACGGCATGGGTTTCGAAATCGCGCGCGGGCCGGATGTCGAGACGGACTATTACAATTTCGAGGCCCTGAACTTTCCGCCGGACCACCCTGCCCGCGACATGCAGGATACGTTTTTCGTCGAAGGCGGCAGGCTGCTGCGGACCCACACCACCCCGGTGCAGGCGCGCGAACTCGAGAGGCGAAAACCGCCGATCAAGATCATCGCCCCGGGGAAGACGTTCCGCCACGAAGAGATATCCACCCGGGCGCACGTATCGTTTCATCAGGTCGACGGCTTTCTCATCGACGAAGGTGTGACTATGGCGGACCTCAAGGGTGCCCTGGTGGCGTTCTGTCGCAACTTCTTCGGCGAAGACCTTAAGCTGAAATTCCGCCCGTCCTTTTTCCCGTTCACTGAACCGTCGGCCGAGGTGGACATCTCCTGCTTTCTCTGCGGGGGCAAGGGCTGCCAGCTCTGCAAGTACTCCGGCTGGCTGGAGATTCTCGGTTGCGGTATGATTCACCCCGCCGTGCTCGAGGCAGCCGGGCATGACTCGGAGAAGTATACCGGCTACGCGTTCGGGCTGGGCGTAGAGCGCGTGGCTATGCTCAAGTATAAAATCAACGATATCCGGCTGTTCTTTAACAACAACGTCCGGTTTCTCAGGCAGTTTAACTAG
- the pheT gene encoding phenylalanine--tRNA ligase subunit beta: MKVSYRWLTELAGVDWPVKTVAERLTMCGTACEDIISTARHLDKVVVGEVLAVEPVPGADKIRKVTVDIGGETWDVICGAPNVAVGQKVPVALAGARLAGGIEIKDARIRGVLSRGMICSEAELGISDDHSGIMVLQSRTIPGTPLADQLDFDDYILDFELTPNRADSMSATGIARDLAALASVRVRYPIPELKPSREKTSDVIKVTIADPEACPRFTARVIRNVKIGPSPWWVQKRLLTAGLRPISNVVDITNLVMLETGNPIHSFDLDRFGSNEVLVRRAGKGEKLVTLDGKEHALSPEVLLITDGKKAMAAAGVMGGLESEVSESTTNILLEVAYFDPKVIRRGRKELGFVSEASTRFEKGVDPNNLPHASARVAGLFQELCGGEVLDGLVDCYPTPIEPRVITFRPERCNTVLRTNYPVERMKQIFTDLEFTVEDGDPMKVTVPTFRHDVSREVDLIEEVARIQGYDSIPDAVENLGPLFTPLHGEDLFADEVRRILTAGGFEEIVGHGLAGSREAALLDPALPQLKIVNPISEDLDIVRNCLALSGLAAVKHNHAHRNMDLRLFEIGRAYFPPDASGQWREEDRLLLLVTGQTPALWREEPRPLDFYDVAGAIGRLASHFRWPGTAFESRSVPYLDEDISFELKVGSVGAGPVGKVSEAVARKFDIKQPLYLAELSISDLIALCRDKAEFEPLPVYPAAPRDLAIVVDVTTRVGDMLDRIAATAGQLADAIDVFDVYVGRQIEQGKKSVGVSISYRSSERSLSSQEVDGLQQNIIDMLKRDFNAEIREK; encoded by the coding sequence ATGAAAGTCTCTTACCGCTGGCTCACGGAACTGGCCGGTGTCGACTGGCCGGTCAAGACGGTGGCCGAACGGCTCACCATGTGCGGCACGGCCTGCGAAGACATCATTTCCACCGCGCGGCATCTGGACAAGGTCGTAGTCGGAGAGGTCCTGGCCGTCGAACCCGTCCCCGGGGCCGACAAGATCAGGAAGGTCACGGTTGATATCGGCGGCGAAACGTGGGACGTCATATGCGGTGCTCCCAATGTCGCGGTGGGTCAGAAAGTACCCGTGGCGCTGGCCGGGGCCAGGCTCGCCGGCGGCATCGAGATCAAAGACGCCAGGATCCGCGGGGTCCTGTCTCGGGGCATGATCTGTTCTGAAGCGGAGCTGGGCATCTCGGACGACCACTCGGGAATCATGGTGCTGCAAAGCCGGACCATCCCGGGAACACCGCTGGCCGACCAGCTTGATTTCGACGACTATATTCTCGATTTCGAGTTGACGCCCAACCGGGCCGACTCCATGTCGGCGACAGGCATCGCACGCGACCTGGCTGCACTGGCGTCGGTCAGGGTGCGCTATCCGATTCCTGAGTTGAAACCATCCCGCGAGAAGACATCCGACGTCATCAAGGTGACGATTGCAGATCCGGAGGCATGTCCGCGTTTCACGGCTCGCGTTATTCGAAACGTGAAGATCGGCCCCTCTCCGTGGTGGGTACAGAAGCGACTGCTGACGGCCGGGCTGAGGCCGATCTCGAACGTCGTGGATATCACCAACCTTGTGATGCTCGAGACCGGCAATCCCATTCATTCGTTTGACCTGGACCGGTTCGGTTCCAACGAGGTCCTGGTTCGCCGTGCCGGCAAGGGCGAAAAGCTGGTCACTCTCGACGGCAAGGAACACGCGCTCTCGCCGGAGGTGCTGCTTATCACCGACGGAAAGAAAGCCATGGCCGCGGCCGGCGTGATGGGCGGGCTTGAGTCCGAAGTCTCCGAGTCGACCACCAATATCCTGCTGGAAGTGGCGTATTTCGATCCCAAAGTGATACGCCGAGGCCGCAAAGAGTTGGGTTTCGTATCCGAGGCCTCGACGCGTTTTGAGAAAGGCGTCGATCCCAACAACCTGCCGCACGCCTCGGCACGTGTGGCCGGCCTGTTTCAGGAACTGTGCGGCGGCGAAGTGCTTGACGGCCTCGTGGACTGCTATCCGACGCCGATCGAGCCCCGGGTGATCACCTTCCGACCCGAACGGTGCAACACCGTTCTGAGAACAAACTACCCCGTGGAGCGCATGAAGCAGATTTTCACCGACCTTGAATTTACGGTGGAAGACGGCGATCCGATGAAGGTCACGGTGCCGACTTTCCGCCACGACGTGAGCCGGGAAGTTGATCTTATCGAAGAAGTGGCCAGGATCCAGGGGTATGACAGCATTCCGGACGCCGTGGAGAATCTCGGTCCCTTGTTCACCCCGCTGCACGGGGAAGATCTCTTTGCGGACGAAGTCCGGCGGATTCTGACGGCCGGCGGGTTTGAGGAAATTGTCGGGCACGGCCTGGCCGGCAGCAGGGAGGCGGCCCTGCTTGATCCTGCCTTGCCGCAGTTGAAAATAGTCAACCCCATCTCGGAAGACCTCGACATTGTGCGAAACTGCCTGGCGCTCAGTGGGCTGGCGGCCGTAAAGCACAATCATGCGCACCGGAACATGGATCTTCGCCTCTTTGAAATCGGCCGGGCATACTTTCCTCCCGATGCGTCCGGTCAATGGCGCGAGGAAGACCGACTGCTTCTGCTGGTCACCGGCCAAACGCCGGCCCTGTGGCGTGAAGAACCCCGGCCGCTGGACTTCTATGACGTCGCCGGGGCCATAGGTCGTCTTGCCTCCCACTTCCGCTGGCCCGGGACGGCCTTCGAAAGCCGTTCGGTTCCCTACCTGGACGAGGACATCTCGTTTGAGTTGAAAGTTGGCTCGGTTGGAGCCGGTCCGGTCGGCAAAGTGTCCGAGGCAGTGGCGCGAAAATTCGACATAAAACAGCCCTTGTACCTTGCGGAACTGTCGATTTCTGATTTAATTGCACTGTGCCGGGACAAGGCCGAGTTTGAACCTTTGCCGGTCTACCCGGCGGCTCCTCGTGATCTTGCCATAGTGGTCGATGTGACGACGCGGGTGGGTGATATGCTGGATCGTATTGCCGCCACCGCCGGCCAATTGGCTGATGCGATTGACGTTTTCGATGTTTACGTCGGCCGGCAGATTGAGCAGGGGAAGAAATCGGTCGGCGTCTCGATCAGTTATCGATCCAGCGAGCGGTCGTTGTCAAGTCAGGAAGTTGATGGCTTGCAACAAAATATCATAGATATGCTCAAGCGTGACTTCAACGCAGAAATAAGGGAAAAATAA
- a CDS encoding cell division protein ZapA produces the protein MVTVKILGENYPIAASNDVAYISKVADYVDSRMRDVATRSRFQARDKVAILAAMSIASELLEKSEDVSQFEEQQSVGLDRLLARLDGAIDGDPSNAD, from the coding sequence ATGGTTACCGTAAAAATACTCGGGGAAAATTACCCGATTGCAGCGAGCAATGACGTTGCATATATCTCCAAGGTTGCCGACTACGTGGATTCAAGGATGAGGGATGTGGCCACACGGAGCCGCTTCCAGGCGCGAGACAAGGTGGCCATTCTGGCCGCCATGTCGATCGCCTCGGAACTCCTTGAGAAGTCCGAAGACGTGTCGCAGTTTGAGGAGCAACAATCCGTCGGGCTGGATCGCCTGCTGGCGCGTCTGGACGGTGCGATTGACGGTGACCCGTCGAACGCTGATTGA
- the rny gene encoding ribonuclease Y: MDSLIVPVAVGVVAGALVYFITWSVSRRLGRKKVHSAGEEARRIISEATKEAEIRKKEAALEAREDFLKIKAKFDQEMTSRRLELDKLAKRLEDKEANLQKKADFIEGKVLELSGRESTLSAREKGIGLRERELQDIIARQNERLQKIAQMTPEEAKKLLMDNMVEEAKREAAAFIKEIRDKAERDAEKESKEVILSAIYRCAADHTVESTVSVVNLPGDEMKGRIIGREGRNIRAFETCTGIDVIVDDTPEAVILSGYDPVRREIARMALEKLVSDGRIHPTRIEDVVEKTKKEMDVIIREAGEQACFELGVHGLHLDCVRVLGKLHYRTSYGQNVLAHSKEVAMLCGLMAAELELDAVLAKRCGLLHDIGKAIDRETEGTHTQIGADFLRRCKEHEIVVNATEAHHGDVPMLSPYPVLVQTSDAVSGSRPGARREPLEAYIKRLRQLEELADSFKGVSKAYAIQAGREIRVIVENAMIDDLSSSVLASDIAAKIESEMQYPGQIKVTVIRETRSTEYAR, encoded by the coding sequence ATGGACAGCCTGATTGTTCCTGTAGCCGTGGGCGTCGTTGCCGGCGCGCTTGTCTACTTCATCACCTGGAGCGTATCCCGGCGGTTGGGGCGTAAGAAAGTCCATAGTGCGGGCGAGGAGGCGCGGCGGATTATCAGTGAAGCCACCAAGGAAGCTGAAATCCGCAAGAAAGAAGCCGCCCTGGAAGCCCGGGAGGATTTCCTTAAGATCAAGGCCAAGTTCGACCAGGAGATGACTTCCAGGCGCCTGGAACTCGACAAGCTCGCCAAACGACTCGAGGATAAAGAGGCCAACCTACAGAAAAAAGCGGACTTCATCGAGGGCAAGGTCCTGGAACTCTCGGGGCGCGAGAGTACCCTGTCCGCCCGTGAAAAGGGCATCGGGCTGCGTGAGAGGGAGCTGCAGGATATTATCGCCAGGCAGAATGAAAGACTTCAGAAGATCGCGCAGATGACGCCCGAAGAGGCCAAAAAGCTGCTCATGGACAACATGGTGGAGGAGGCCAAACGGGAGGCGGCCGCCTTTATCAAGGAGATTCGTGACAAGGCCGAACGGGACGCCGAGAAGGAATCCAAGGAGGTTATCCTGTCCGCCATCTATCGTTGTGCCGCCGACCATACGGTCGAATCGACGGTGTCGGTTGTCAACCTGCCCGGTGACGAGATGAAAGGGCGGATTATCGGACGCGAAGGCAGGAACATCCGGGCTTTTGAAACGTGCACCGGCATCGACGTCATAGTCGATGACACGCCGGAGGCGGTGATCCTGTCCGGCTATGATCCCGTGCGCCGGGAGATCGCGCGCATGGCCCTGGAGAAGCTGGTCTCCGACGGGCGTATTCACCCTACCCGGATTGAGGACGTGGTGGAGAAAACCAAGAAGGAGATGGATGTAATTATCCGCGAGGCCGGCGAACAGGCGTGCTTTGAGCTCGGCGTTCACGGACTTCACCTCGACTGCGTCAGAGTGCTGGGGAAGCTTCACTATCGGACGTCGTACGGACAGAACGTGCTGGCCCACTCCAAGGAGGTGGCGATGCTGTGCGGCCTCATGGCGGCCGAGCTGGAGCTGGACGCCGTGCTGGCCAAGCGCTGCGGCCTCCTGCACGACATCGGCAAGGCCATTGACCGGGAGACCGAGGGAACGCACACGCAGATCGGCGCCGATTTCCTTCGCCGCTGCAAGGAGCATGAGATCGTCGTCAATGCCACCGAGGCTCACCACGGCGACGTGCCGATGCTCAGCCCCTACCCGGTTCTCGTGCAGACCTCCGATGCCGTTTCCGGTTCGCGACCGGGCGCCCGGCGGGAGCCGCTCGAAGCGTACATTAAACGGCTCCGCCAGCTTGAGGAACTCGCCGACAGCTTCAAAGGCGTTTCCAAGGCATACGCCATTCAGGCTGGCCGGGAGATCCGCGTCATAGTCGAGAACGCGATGATAGATGATTTGTCCAGTTCCGTGCTGGCCTCGGACATCGCCGCCAAAATCGAGAGTGAAATGCAGTATCCCGGGCAGATCAAGGTGACCGTCATCAGGGAAACGCGTTCGACCGAATATGCGCGGTAG
- a CDS encoding TIGR00282 family metallophosphoesterase: MSPFTILFIADICGRPGRQAAAHLARPLREKFSADYVIANIENAAGGFGITPEMSGKIFTYGVDVQTSGNHIWDRVQILEYIQQTPKLLRPANYPDGAPGRGVCVDTDGSHPVGVVSLMGRTYMAPIECPFRTADRLLERMGDVKIIVVDFHAEATSEKQALVHYLDGRVSAVIGTHTHVATADERISDRGTAYITDAGMTGAHDSIIGMDKGPSLGRFLTGMPKRFSTATGDVRMTGVVLQVDPVSGHAVSIERFSQDFDITRFQTGDATDVD, encoded by the coding sequence ATGTCGCCATTCACAATCCTGTTTATCGCGGACATCTGCGGGAGACCGGGCCGTCAGGCGGCGGCGCACCTGGCGCGCCCCCTGCGTGAGAAATTCTCGGCGGACTACGTTATCGCCAATATAGAAAACGCCGCCGGTGGGTTCGGCATCACCCCCGAAATGTCCGGCAAGATATTCACCTACGGGGTGGACGTGCAAACGTCGGGCAATCACATCTGGGACCGGGTGCAGATCCTCGAGTACATTCAGCAGACGCCGAAGCTGTTGCGCCCGGCAAACTACCCGGACGGCGCGCCGGGACGCGGAGTTTGCGTCGACACGGACGGCAGCCACCCGGTCGGCGTGGTCAGCCTGATGGGCCGCACCTACATGGCGCCCATCGAATGCCCGTTCCGGACCGCCGATCGTTTGCTGGAGCGGATGGGCGACGTCAAAATAATCGTGGTCGACTTCCACGCCGAAGCCACCTCCGAGAAACAGGCGCTGGTGCATTATCTGGACGGCAGGGTGTCGGCCGTTATCGGGACTCACACGCACGTCGCCACGGCGGACGAACGGATAAGTGACCGCGGCACCGCCTACATCACCGACGCCGGAATGACGGGCGCCCACGATTCCATCATAGGCATGGACAAGGGACCGTCGCTGGGGCGCTTTCTGACCGGGATGCCAAAGCGCTTTTCGACTGCCACGGGTGATGTCAGGATGACGGGTGTCGTACTGCAGGTGGATCCGGTGTCGGGGCACGCCGTCAGCATCGAGCGATTCTCCCAGGACTTCGACATTACCCGGTTTCAAACCGGTGATGCGACCGATGTCGACTGA
- a CDS encoding tetrahydrofolate dehydrogenase/cyclohydrolase catalytic domain-containing protein, whose amino-acid sequence MAAQLIDGKLVAAAVKEGLQSRISRLAGRGVTPGLAAVLVGDDPASVTYVNSKVKACGKLNLHSLVIRKPGDLSQGELLDIVAELNENELIHGILVQSPLPPHIDELAVTLAIRPDKDVDAFHPQNVGMLLIGKPHLLPCTPHGIIKLLEHYGIDPAGKEVVIVGRSNIVGKPVAALLLQKAAMGNATVTVAHSQSRNLPEITRRADILIAAVGRPGTVSADMVKPGAVVIDVGQNRVPDAGAAKGYRVTGDVDFEACREKASYITPVPGGVGPMTIAMLAANTVTAAEHLCGCAP is encoded by the coding sequence ATGGCCGCGCAACTCATCGACGGTAAGCTTGTGGCCGCCGCCGTGAAGGAAGGTCTTCAATCGAGAATCTCTCGGTTGGCGGGCCGGGGTGTGACGCCGGGCCTGGCCGCAGTGCTGGTGGGGGACGACCCGGCTTCCGTCACCTACGTCAACAGCAAAGTCAAAGCGTGCGGCAAGCTGAACCTGCACTCGCTGGTTATTCGCAAGCCGGGCGATCTCTCGCAGGGTGAATTGCTCGACATCGTCGCCGAACTGAACGAAAACGAACTCATACACGGCATCCTCGTCCAGTCACCGCTGCCGCCGCATATAGACGAACTGGCCGTCACGCTGGCCATCAGGCCTGACAAGGACGTCGATGCCTTCCATCCACAAAACGTCGGCATGCTTCTCATTGGTAAGCCGCATCTCTTGCCGTGCACGCCTCACGGCATCATCAAGCTCCTGGAGCATTACGGGATCGACCCGGCGGGCAAGGAGGTCGTGATAGTCGGCCGGTCCAACATCGTCGGCAAGCCCGTCGCGGCGCTCCTGCTGCAGAAGGCGGCCATGGGTAACGCCACCGTCACGGTAGCCCACTCACAGTCACGGAATCTTCCCGAGATCACGCGCCGCGCCGATATCCTCATCGCGGCCGTGGGCCGGCCCGGAACCGTCTCGGCCGACATGGTGAAACCGGGAGCGGTTGTGATCGACGTCGGTCAAAACCGCGTTCCGGACGCTGGAGCGGCTAAAGGGTATCGAGTGACCGGGGACGTCGACTTTGAAGCCTGCCGGGAAAAAGCCTCGTACATCACGCCGGTTCCGGGCGGCGTAGGACCAATGACTATCGCCATGCTTGCGGCCAATACGGTGACTGCCGCTGAGCACTTGTGCGGCTGCGCCCCGTAA